CTCGTGCTGGACCGCGCCTGGTTGTTGTCGCTCGCCAAATTCCTGCTGACCGGAGTGATCCTCGCCGCGGCCTTCTGGCTGATCGCGCGCTTTGGCGTTTCTGCACTGGGCGCGATGCGCTTCCGGGACGAGATGACGCTGGTGCTATTGGCCGCCGGGGGCACGGTCGTCTACGCGCTGACGATCCTCGTGCTGTTCGGCCGGAGCTGGCTGGTCTCGCTGGTGCGCGGTTAGCAGAAGCCGAAATTGGTTCGCCTTCAGGATGCAGCCTATTTTTCTACATCTCTTGATTACGTGCGTTTGCCATGGTATGAGCCGCTCATGATCAAATGCTCGCGCAAAGTCACCTTCAACCACATGACCCGCTTCGGTTGGGCCGTGGAAGGAGTCGTGCGCTAGGAATTCGACGACGACACCTTTTCCACCAGGCCCCGCCGGCATCGGACGGGGCCTTTTGTTCGGCCACGCTCCCTGCCGGCACAACAGCAGGAGCGTCCGATGCCACCACAACTGACGAATATCTCACGCGGGAATGAGGGCGAGGCCGCAAGGCGCGGCCTCAGCCTTTCGATCGTGTCGGCCAAGAGCGCAGTCGACCAGGCGTTGGCAGCACGCCTCAAGGCGTCCGCTGCGGCGCTGGACGATGCTTTGCCGGACAAGGATACTGCCGGACCAGCGGCCGCATCGACGCGAAGCGTCCTGGGCCTGCTCAGGCGAGTCTGGCTCGCGTTTCAGGAGCGGCGCTGGAACCAACGGCTCACCTTGCAGGACCTGAGTGACAGGGAGCTGATGGACATTGGCTTGACGCGCAGTGAGATCGACTACCTCACACCTCAGCGAGCGATCGATAGACTGAGAGACAGCACGCGGTATCTCTGGAACCGCGGCGGGATGTAGATGATCAACTGCGAGAGGCGGACATGCGCTCTGAGAACAAGCGGCGCTCGGTACAGCTGCCTGTTCTCACGTGCGCTGGTTCGCCGTATGGCCGTAGCATCAAGCCTTGCGTGCGGTGGCGACGTATTGCGCCCCCAAGGGCAACCAGCCGAGCTTGTTCTCAAACGGCCGCAGCCGGGCGAGGGCGCGAGGGAAAAACAAATTGTACTGGATGCGCGATGAAGCCCAACCGCCGGCTTGCAGCCGCTTGCCCAGATCGCGGGCGAAAATCAGCCTGGCGTTCTCGTCGAACGGACAAGTGTTCACCGCACGCACGGTGAGCGGGTTCAGCGGATTATGCTCGAAGATGGCGATCAGGCCGCCCGGCCGCGTGATCCGATGCAACTCCTGCAACCACGACAGGTGCTCTCCGTGCGGGATGTGGTGGAACACGCAGGCTGAAAACACCACGTCGAAGCTGTCGGCCTCGACCGGAATCCGATTGTTCTCGATCAGTACGCAGTTGCCGGCTTCGGGGTACCGCTGCCGGCCCAATGCGAGGCTGCGTTCGCTGACATCGGACGAGGTCAGCGCTGCCTCGGGAAAATGGCGCCGGAAATGCGGAATCGAATTGCCGATCCCGGAGCCGAAATCGCAGATCCGCTTCACGTCGAGGCCGGTGTGATCGACGATCTCGCGGAGCGCCCTGATCTTGTATTCCGCGAAATATTCCGGGCCCTCGCCGGTCACTGCGATGTTCTCGCGATGCTGGTCCTCATAGGCGTCTGCGAAGCGATCGAACTCGGCCTTGTCCATACGGCGATCCAGCTATCCGGCGCTTGATGAGATATCGGGGGTTGCCCGCCCGAATCATGCATCAGGGGGTCTAAAAATTGATGAACAATTAACCGGACTTCGCCGAATATCGGCGGCAGGAATCGGACCGATCCAACCCTCCGACCAGCTGGCTGATAAATGGACCTTCAGGACGAGATGCCGCGCCCTGGAAAGATGTTTCTGTCGATCGTTGTGCCCTGCTACAACGAGGAAGAGGGCCTGCGCGAATTCCATCGCCAGATGGTGTCGGCGGCGCGCGCGCTGTGCGGCGCTAAGTTCGAGCTGATTCTGGTCGATGACGGATCGACCGACAACACCTGGAAGATCATCAACGAGCTTCTGGCGGAGGACCGCAACGTGGTCGCGGTCCGGCTCGCGCGCAATCATGGCCATCAACTCGCGCTCACCGCCGGGCTTTCGACCGTGCGCGGCGATCTCGTGCTTGTCATCGATGCAGACTTGCAGGACCCGCCGGAACTCCTGACGCCGATGTACGAGATGATGGTCCGCGAAGGCGCCGACGTCGTCTACGGCATGCGGCGAAGCCGCGCCGGCGAAACCCGCTTCAAGAAGCAATCGGCGGAAGCATTCTACCGCCTGCTCGCCAAAGTCACCCGCGTCCAGATTCCCGTCGACACCGGCGATTTCCGCCTGATGAGCCGGCGGATCTCCGACCAGCTCGTGCAGATGCCGGAGCATGACCGCTTCATCCGCGGCATGGTGGCATGGCTCGGCTACAAGCAGGTCGCCTACGAATACGATCGCCATCCGCGCTTCGCCGGCACCACCAAATATCCGCTGGTGAAGATGATCGGTTTTGCCGCCGACGCGCTGATCAGTTTTTCGATGGTGCCGTTACGGATCGCGACCTATGTCGGCGCGCTGTTGACGACCCTGCTGACGTTTGTCGGCATCGCCGCGGTGATAGGCTGGGTGTTCTCCGGCACCGTGCCCGGCTGGACCAGCTTGACGCTCCTGGTCGTCATGATCTCCTCTGTGCAGCTCCTCGTGCTCGGGCTGATGGGCGAATATATCGGCCGCATCTATATCCAGTCGAAGAACCGCCCGCTGTTCCTGATCTCGCATATCCACCGCCGCGGCCGGCTGCCGCACGGTGCGGAGCCGGCGACCGATCTGGAGCGGGCGCCATTCAGGACGTTGCTCGCGCAATCCGGACCGGAGGCGCGCGGCCAGGTTCACGACGAGGTGCCCTGATGAAGGCGATCCTCAACCATCCCGTGCTCTATCAGGCCTACCAGAACGCCGGCGGCTTTTTCGGCGCGCGGGTCAAGGCGATCGCGGATTATCTCACGCTGCGGCCGGGCATGCGGGTGATCGATATCGGCTGCGGGCCCGGCTACATCCTGCGCCATCTGCCCGATGGAATCGACTATACCGGCTTCGATATCGACCCGGCCTATATCGCGCATGCGCAGCGCGCGTTCGGTCATCTCGGCACCTTTCACTGCCGTCATTTCGATGCCGCCGCCGCGCGGGAATTTGCCGGCGCCGACGTCGTCATGATGAACGGCGTGCTGCATCACATCGCCGATGCGGATTTGCAGACCACACTGGCCGATATCAGGGACGTGCTCAAGGCGGACGGCGTGCTGTTCACGCTCGACGGCTGTTATCGCGAGGGGCAGTCGCGCATCGCAAGATGGCTGCTCGACAACGACCGTGGCGAATTCGTCAGGGATCACGACGGCTACGATCAGGTGCTGCGCGGCGCCTTCGGCAAGGTAAACCTCGCGATTCGCGACGATTATTCGCGGGTGCCCTACACGTTCATCATCGGCGTCTCACAGAAATAGCGCCGGCCAGAAAGACTAGTCGTTCCGCCGCAGCACGTCGATTCCGTCTACCGAACGCACCAGCGTATACGGCTTGAGCAACTGGGACAGTTCGGCATCGGCGCGCACCCAGTCGCCCCATCCGTCGCGGAGATTATCGACCAGCACGATATCCGGCGGCATCTTTCTGAAATCCTCGATCAGCCAGTTGCGCTCCAGCGCCAGATAGTCCTTCAACCTCGTGTCGGTTGCCGCGTCGACGATAGTCTTCTCGCGCGTCAGCCGCACGAACTCCCGAATCCACAGATTCTCCTGCCGGGATACCCAGGTGCCGCCGATGTCGCGCACCAGCGGATGGCCGAGGGCCGCCTCGCCGCTCAGCATCAGGATCCGGGGATGCGGCTTGAGGGCGGCGACCGCTTCCCTGACTAGACCGACATAGACGTTGCCGTTGAACCATTGGGCGCCGAACAGAAAGGTCGCGGCCAGGATCAGCGGCGCCGCCAAGCCAAGGCGCCGGCGCTCCGGCGCGCCATACGCGACCAGCAACGCGTATCCCATCGCGAGCATGGCGACCGCCACCATCGGATAGGAATGATAGGCCCAGCCGCGCCGCTGCAGGAAAAACGAGATCGCAAATCCGCTCGCGGCAAGAACGGCCGCGAGCAGCAGCGAGTTGGGCGTTCGTCCCCACATCGCCAACAGCACCGACAGCATCGCGACGGCGAAGAGCAGCGAGGCCGCATTCAGGAAGATGATGGAGAGCGGCATCGACCAGGACAGATACGTGTCGCGCACCAGCGGATAGGT
This portion of the Bradyrhizobium diazoefficiens genome encodes:
- a CDS encoding DUF1127 domain-containing protein, giving the protein MPPQLTNISRGNEGEAARRGLSLSIVSAKSAVDQALAARLKASAAALDDALPDKDTAGPAAASTRSVLGLLRRVWLAFQERRWNQRLTLQDLSDRELMDIGLTRSEIDYLTPQRAIDRLRDSTRYLWNRGGM
- a CDS encoding class I SAM-dependent methyltransferase — its product is MDKAEFDRFADAYEDQHRENIAVTGEGPEYFAEYKIRALREIVDHTGLDVKRICDFGSGIGNSIPHFRRHFPEAALTSSDVSERSLALGRQRYPEAGNCVLIENNRIPVEADSFDVVFSACVFHHIPHGEHLSWLQELHRITRPGGLIAIFEHNPLNPLTVRAVNTCPFDENARLIFARDLGKRLQAGGWASSRIQYNLFFPRALARLRPFENKLGWLPLGAQYVATARKA
- a CDS encoding glycosyltransferase family 2 protein; this translates as MFLSIVVPCYNEEEGLREFHRQMVSAARALCGAKFELILVDDGSTDNTWKIINELLAEDRNVVAVRLARNHGHQLALTAGLSTVRGDLVLVIDADLQDPPELLTPMYEMMVREGADVVYGMRRSRAGETRFKKQSAEAFYRLLAKVTRVQIPVDTGDFRLMSRRISDQLVQMPEHDRFIRGMVAWLGYKQVAYEYDRHPRFAGTTKYPLVKMIGFAADALISFSMVPLRIATYVGALLTTLLTFVGIAAVIGWVFSGTVPGWTSLTLLVVMISSVQLLVLGLMGEYIGRIYIQSKNRPLFLISHIHRRGRLPHGAEPATDLERAPFRTLLAQSGPEARGQVHDEVP
- a CDS encoding class I SAM-dependent methyltransferase, with the protein product MKAILNHPVLYQAYQNAGGFFGARVKAIADYLTLRPGMRVIDIGCGPGYILRHLPDGIDYTGFDIDPAYIAHAQRAFGHLGTFHCRHFDAAAAREFAGADVVMMNGVLHHIADADLQTTLADIRDVLKADGVLFTLDGCYREGQSRIARWLLDNDRGEFVRDHDGYDQVLRGAFGKVNLAIRDDYSRVPYTFIIGVSQK